A single genomic interval of Syntrophaceae bacterium harbors:
- a CDS encoding energy-coupling factor transporter transmembrane protein EcfT: MKTLLLGQYVPGDSPVHRLDPRVKIVATLLASIVILNAGAAESLAVTAFLLAAAALAGLSGGRMMGALRPLAWFFALLFGLHLFFTDGRPIVAALPAVTWEGLWRGTAVTWQFVALVVCAAILTMTTDPSGLVGGFERLLRPFSRLGLPSHDLAVMVSVALRFVPTLLEEVERMREAQVARGADFGAGGPVRRLRKAASLVIPLILCTFRRADELALAMEGRGYHRGPRTYLHELKLTRADYAALLAVTAFLIGVEALRFLPL; the protein is encoded by the coding sequence GTGAAGACCCTTCTCCTCGGACAGTACGTCCCCGGGGACTCGCCGGTGCACCGGCTCGACCCGAGGGTGAAGATCGTCGCGACGCTGCTGGCGAGCATCGTCATCCTGAACGCGGGCGCCGCCGAGAGCCTCGCCGTGACGGCCTTCCTGCTGGCGGCGGCGGCGCTCGCCGGCCTCTCCGGCGGCCGGATGATGGGGGCGCTCAGGCCCCTGGCGTGGTTCTTTGCGCTGCTCTTCGGGCTGCACCTGTTCTTCACCGACGGGCGGCCGATCGTCGCCGCCCTCCCGGCGGTCACCTGGGAGGGGCTGTGGCGGGGGACGGCTGTGACCTGGCAGTTCGTCGCCCTCGTCGTGTGCGCCGCGATCCTCACGATGACGACGGACCCTTCCGGGCTCGTGGGGGGCTTCGAGAGGCTGCTCCGGCCCTTCAGCCGCCTCGGCCTGCCGTCCCACGATCTGGCCGTCATGGTCTCCGTGGCGCTGCGGTTCGTCCCCACCCTGCTCGAGGAGGTGGAGCGCATGCGGGAGGCCCAGGTCGCCCGGGGCGCCGATTTCGGCGCCGGCGGCCCCGTGAGGCGGCTCCGGAAGGCGGCCTCCCTCGTCATCCCCCTGATCCTCTGCACGTTCCGCCGCGCCGACGAGCTTGCCCTGGCCATGGAGGGCCGGGGCTATCACCGGGGGCCCCGCACCTACCTGCACGAGCTGAAGCTCACCCGGGCCGACTACGCCGCCCTCCTGGCCGTCACGGCATTCCTGATCGGCGTCGAGGCCCTGCGGTTCCTTCCCCTCTGA
- a CDS encoding energy-coupling factor transporter ATPase codes for MIEARGLTTRYDPKAPPVLREVSLEIPEGQYLALIGPNGCGKTTLVKHFNALLVPQEGEVLVDGLSTKDPKAHREIRRRVGMVFQNPDNQIVGMTVEEDVAFGPGNLGLAPSEIRGRVGVALEMVGMLRLAKRAPHSLSGGEKRLVAIAGVLAMRPAYVILDEPTSYLDPAGRERVLNVLWDLRQEGIAVIHVTHSMEEIVEADRVVVMSGGRIVRDGVPRDVFREADALRAIGLATPQVTELMGRLRDRGCGVRPDVLSVDEALREITALLGQAAGGSR; via the coding sequence ATGATCGAGGCAAGAGGGCTGACGACCCGATACGACCCGAAGGCCCCCCCCGTGCTTCGGGAGGTGAGCCTCGAGATCCCCGAGGGGCAGTACCTGGCCCTCATCGGCCCCAACGGGTGCGGCAAGACGACCCTGGTGAAGCACTTCAATGCCCTGCTCGTCCCGCAGGAGGGGGAGGTCCTGGTCGACGGCCTCAGCACGAAAGACCCGAAGGCCCACCGCGAGATCCGCCGCCGCGTGGGCATGGTCTTCCAGAACCCCGACAACCAGATCGTCGGGATGACCGTCGAGGAGGACGTGGCCTTCGGGCCGGGCAACCTCGGCCTTGCGCCCTCGGAGATCCGGGGGCGGGTCGGTGTGGCCCTCGAGATGGTGGGGATGCTGCGGCTTGCCAAGCGCGCCCCCCACTCGCTTTCGGGCGGCGAGAAGCGGCTCGTGGCCATCGCGGGCGTGCTCGCCATGAGGCCGGCCTACGTGATCCTCGACGAGCCCACCTCCTACCTCGACCCGGCGGGGCGAGAGCGGGTCCTCAACGTCCTCTGGGATCTCCGCCAGGAGGGCATTGCGGTCATCCACGTCACGCACAGCATGGAGGAGATCGTCGAGGCCGACCGTGTCGTCGTCATGAGCGGCGGCAGGATTGTGCGCGACGGCGTCCCGAGGGACGTTTTCCGGGAGGCCGATGCCCTGCGGGCCATCGGGCTCGCCACGCCCCAGGTCACGGAGCTGATGGGGCGGCTCCGGGACCGGGGCTGCGGGGTGCGGCCCGACGTCCTCTCCGTGGACGAGGCGCTTCGCGAAATCACCGCCCTCCTCGGGCAGGCGGCGGGAGGGAGCCGGTGA
- a CDS encoding thioredoxin domain-containing protein — protein sequence MSADLSKSDSKPNRLIREKSPYLLQHARNPVDWYPWCEEAFERARREDKPVFLSVGYSTCHWCHVMARESFEDAEVARLMNETFVCIKVDREERPDVDGVYMTVCQLMTGSGGWPLTVFMTPDREPFFAGTYIPRENRHGRIGMMELIPGVQRVWKARRGDVRASAEKVMTALRNLSAEASTADAPGVAACRAAFDALAGQFDEGHGGFGGAPKFPAPHHYLFLLRHGRRTGETKALEMVEKSLTAMRRGGVYDQLGYGFHRYSTDARWLLPHFEKMLYDQAMLALAYLETFQATGKPLYARTAEEIFTYVLRDLRAPEGGFYCAEDADSEGEEGKFYLWDEREVRDALEPDEAAVCIEVFGIQKEGNFRDEATGTRTGRNVLSMARTVEEAADALSMPAQKARTALEAAREKLFRLRGGRTRPGRDDKVLADWNGLMIAALARGAAVLGRRDWAEAASQAARFVLDRLRDGRGRLMHRWRDGEAAVAGMLDDYAFMTWGLLELYEATLEPGVLKTALELADNTIDHFHDEKDGGFFFTADDAETILVRQKDSYDGAIPSGNSVMMLNLLRLSRITGRQDLERKAIGVSRAVARSVGQIPSAYSQLMVALEFLAGPAAEIIVAGRPGAPDTQAMLDAVRRSFLPNRVLLFRPHGAGSGALAAIAPYTKDMKADRGRATAYVCRNFSCAKPVHTVKEMLGLLEAP from the coding sequence ATGAGTGCCGACCTGTCGAAAAGCGACTCCAAGCCCAACCGGCTCATCCGCGAGAAGAGCCCGTACCTGCTCCAGCACGCCCGCAACCCCGTGGACTGGTACCCCTGGTGCGAGGAGGCCTTCGAGCGGGCCCGCAGGGAGGACAAGCCGGTCTTCCTCTCCGTCGGCTACTCCACGTGCCACTGGTGCCACGTGATGGCCCGCGAGTCCTTCGAGGACGCCGAGGTGGCCCGGCTCATGAACGAGACCTTCGTCTGCATCAAGGTCGACCGCGAGGAGCGGCCCGACGTGGACGGCGTCTACATGACCGTCTGCCAGCTCATGACGGGGAGCGGCGGCTGGCCGCTGACCGTTTTCATGACCCCCGACCGGGAACCCTTCTTCGCGGGCACCTACATCCCGAGGGAGAACCGGCACGGCAGGATCGGGATGATGGAGCTGATCCCGGGTGTCCAGCGCGTCTGGAAGGCCCGGCGCGGCGATGTGCGCGCGTCGGCCGAAAAGGTCATGACGGCCCTGCGGAACCTCTCCGCCGAGGCATCGACGGCGGATGCCCCGGGAGTCGCGGCCTGCCGCGCGGCCTTCGACGCGCTCGCCGGGCAGTTCGACGAGGGCCACGGGGGGTTCGGCGGCGCGCCCAAGTTCCCCGCGCCCCACCACTACCTGTTTCTGCTGCGCCACGGCAGGCGCACGGGCGAGACGAAGGCCCTCGAGATGGTCGAGAAGAGCCTCACGGCCATGCGCCGCGGCGGGGTCTACGACCAGCTCGGCTACGGGTTTCACCGTTACTCCACCGATGCGCGATGGCTTCTGCCGCACTTCGAGAAGATGCTCTACGACCAGGCCATGCTCGCCCTGGCCTACCTAGAGACCTTCCAGGCCACGGGCAAGCCCCTCTACGCGCGCACGGCGGAGGAGATTTTCACCTACGTCCTGCGGGACCTGAGGGCCCCCGAAGGGGGGTTCTATTGCGCCGAGGACGCCGACAGCGAGGGCGAGGAGGGGAAGTTCTACCTCTGGGACGAACGGGAGGTCCGCGACGCCCTCGAGCCGGACGAGGCCGCGGTTTGCATCGAGGTTTTCGGCATCCAGAAGGAAGGGAACTTCCGCGACGAGGCCACGGGGACGCGGACGGGGCGGAATGTCCTGTCCATGGCCCGGACCGTCGAGGAGGCGGCCGACGCGCTGTCGATGCCCGCACAGAAGGCCCGCACCGCCCTCGAGGCGGCACGGGAGAAGCTCTTTCGTCTCCGCGGGGGCCGGACACGGCCCGGCAGGGACGACAAGGTCCTCGCGGACTGGAACGGCCTCATGATCGCCGCACTGGCCAGGGGTGCCGCGGTGCTGGGCCGCCGGGACTGGGCCGAGGCTGCATCGCAGGCCGCCCGTTTCGTTCTCGACCGCCTCCGGGACGGCCGGGGACGGCTCATGCACCGCTGGCGGGACGGCGAGGCCGCCGTGGCCGGGATGCTGGATGATTATGCCTTCATGACCTGGGGGCTCCTGGAGCTCTACGAGGCCACCCTGGAGCCCGGCGTCCTCAAGACCGCCCTCGAGCTTGCCGATAATACGATCGATCATTTCCACGATGAGAAGGACGGGGGCTTTTTCTTTACCGCTGACGACGCGGAGACGATCCTCGTTCGGCAGAAGGACAGTTACGACGGGGCGATCCCCTCGGGCAACTCCGTGATGATGCTCAACCTCCTTCGCCTGTCGCGGATCACGGGGCGGCAGGACCTGGAGAGGAAGGCGATCGGCGTCTCCCGCGCCGTTGCCCGGAGCGTCGGGCAGATCCCCTCGGCTTATTCCCAGCTCATGGTCGCCCTCGAGTTTCTCGCAGGCCCCGCGGCGGAAATCATCGTCGCCGGCAGACCCGGGGCGCCGGACACGCAGGCGATGCTCGATGCGGTGAGGCGGTCCTTCCTGCCCAACCGGGTCCTGCTGTTCCGGCCGCATGGGGCGGGGTCGGGGGCGCTGGCGGCGATCGCCCCGTATACGAAGGACATGAAGGCCGACCGGGGCCGGGCGACGGCTTACGTGTGCCGGAACTTCTCCTGTGCCAAACCGGTGCACACGGTGAAAGAAATGCTGGGGCTGCTCGAAGCCCCGTGA
- a CDS encoding biotin--[acetyl-CoA-carboxylase] ligase gives MESSARQHMLSRLKKAGGGWVSGEELSRELRISRTAVWKHVCSLRSEGYVIESSTRKGYLLRESLDRLVPSEIEASLRTARLGRRIVCEREVDSTNRLARDLAIAGAAEGTVVIAESQTAGRGRMGRSWFSPAGEGIYLSLLLRPRFQPAEAPKTTLLAGVALAEALIPIVPGRVSIKWPNDVLAGGKKVAGILVEAAAEIDAIDYLIIGVGINVNTPRRRFPPELRERATSLAAEAVRPVSRAEVLADFLGRFESHYDRAAREGFGPVIRRWRELSDMAGRRVRVRSFDRCLEGIISGIGDDGALVLTGADGTVEHVIAGDVEYIQEAKG, from the coding sequence ATGGAATCGAGCGCCAGACAGCACATGCTCAGCCGCCTCAAGAAAGCGGGGGGCGGATGGGTGTCCGGGGAGGAGCTGAGCCGCGAGCTGCGGATTTCCCGGACCGCCGTGTGGAAGCATGTCTGCAGCCTCCGCAGCGAGGGCTATGTCATCGAATCCTCCACGCGAAAAGGCTACCTGCTCCGGGAATCCCTGGACAGGCTCGTTCCCTCGGAGATCGAGGCCTCCCTCCGCACGGCGCGCCTGGGCCGCCGTATCGTTTGCGAGCGGGAAGTGGACTCGACGAACCGGCTGGCCAGGGACCTGGCGATCGCAGGGGCCGCCGAAGGGACGGTCGTCATTGCCGAGTCACAGACGGCGGGGCGGGGCAGAATGGGGCGCAGCTGGTTTTCCCCCGCCGGCGAGGGGATCTACCTGTCGCTGCTGCTGAGGCCGCGGTTCCAGCCGGCCGAGGCGCCGAAGACGACCCTGCTGGCCGGTGTCGCCCTGGCGGAAGCGCTCATCCCGATCGTCCCGGGCCGCGTGAGCATCAAGTGGCCGAACGACGTCCTGGCGGGCGGGAAAAAAGTCGCCGGCATCCTCGTCGAGGCCGCCGCGGAGATCGACGCCATCGACTACCTGATCATCGGCGTGGGGATCAACGTCAACACGCCCCGCCGGCGCTTCCCCCCCGAGCTGCGGGAACGGGCGACGTCGCTTGCGGCCGAGGCCGTCCGTCCCGTGAGCCGCGCGGAGGTCCTCGCCGACTTTCTCGGGCGCTTCGAGAGCCACTACGACCGTGCCGCGCGCGAAGGGTTCGGCCCCGTGATCCGGCGCTGGAGGGAACTCTCCGACATGGCGGGCAGGCGGGTGCGGGTGCGCTCGTTCGACCGGTGCCTCGAGGGCATCATCTCGGGGATCGGCGATGACGGCGCACTCGTGCTGACCGGGGCGGACGGCACCGTCGAGCACGTCATCGCGGGGGATGTGGAGTACATCCAAGAGGCGAAGGGCTAA
- a CDS encoding TIGR01777 family protein: MNIFMTGGTGFVGTTLARELTAKGHAVTVLMRKGEPSRHLPAGVKALQGDPTVRGAWQEQVPDHEVFINLAGASIFTRWTDEAKRIIRDSRILTTRHLVEALAPRKGKETHLLSTSGAGYYGYHGDEDLTEDSPPGTDFLALLSREWEAEALRAREHGARVVLMRFGIVMGRSGGMLGEIVPVFRMFLGADLGSGNQWLSWIHEMDLARIFEFLIEENRAIDGPVNCTAPEPVRNREFTRTLGRVLGVPTFLPPVPGFMLRLMKGEFGNVILQGQRALPRKLQAAGFRFRYPTLQEALTDILKK; encoded by the coding sequence GTGAACATTTTCATGACCGGCGGAACGGGGTTCGTGGGCACGACGCTCGCCCGCGAGCTGACGGCCAAGGGGCACGCGGTGACGGTTCTCATGCGCAAGGGGGAGCCGTCCCGCCACCTTCCCGCGGGCGTCAAGGCCCTGCAGGGGGACCCCACGGTCCGCGGGGCCTGGCAGGAGCAGGTCCCCGACCACGAGGTGTTCATCAACCTCGCCGGCGCCTCGATCTTCACGCGCTGGACCGACGAGGCGAAGCGCATCATCCGCGACAGCCGCATCCTCACCACGAGGCATCTCGTCGAGGCCCTGGCGCCTCGCAAGGGAAAGGAGACGCACCTCTTGAGCACCTCCGGCGCGGGGTACTACGGCTATCACGGCGACGAGGACCTCACGGAGGACTCCCCCCCGGGGACCGATTTCCTGGCCCTGCTGTCCCGGGAGTGGGAGGCGGAGGCCCTCCGGGCGAGGGAGCACGGGGCCCGCGTCGTGCTGATGCGTTTCGGGATCGTCATGGGCCGAAGCGGGGGCATGCTGGGCGAGATCGTCCCCGTCTTCCGGATGTTCCTCGGGGCCGACCTCGGAAGCGGCAACCAGTGGCTCTCGTGGATCCACGAGATGGACCTGGCCCGGATCTTCGAGTTTCTGATCGAGGAAAACCGGGCGATCGACGGGCCGGTCAACTGCACGGCCCCGGAACCCGTCCGGAACCGCGAATTCACGCGCACGCTGGGCAGGGTTCTCGGGGTGCCGACCTTCCTGCCCCCCGTGCCCGGGTTCATGCTCCGCCTGATGAAGGGGGAATTCGGAAACGTGATCCTCCAGGGGCAGCGGGCGCTGCCCCGGAAGCTCCAGGCCGCGGGGTTTCGGTTCCGCTACCCGACGCTGCAGGAGGCATTGACGGACATCCTGAAGAAATGA
- the wrbA gene encoding NAD(P)H:quinone oxidoreductase, translated as MKVLVVFYSMYGHVYKMAQAVAEGVREVPGAEAVLRRVPETLPEEVLGKMGALEAQKSMAGVPVCTVEELGSADAVIFGTPTRFGNMCGQMRQFLDATGGLWAKGALVGKAGSVFTSSATQHGGQESTILSFHLYLLHQGMVVVGLPYAFAGQMRIDEITGGSPYGASTVAGGKGERMPSENELAAARWQGRHVAAIASKLTK; from the coding sequence ATGAAGGTGCTCGTTGTGTTCTACTCGATGTACGGTCACGTCTACAAGATGGCCCAGGCTGTCGCCGAGGGGGTGAGGGAGGTCCCCGGTGCGGAGGCCGTGCTGCGAAGGGTTCCCGAGACGCTCCCCGAGGAGGTTCTCGGCAAGATGGGGGCCCTGGAGGCTCAGAAGTCCATGGCCGGCGTCCCGGTCTGCACCGTCGAGGAACTCGGCAGCGCCGACGCCGTCATCTTCGGCACCCCGACGCGCTTCGGGAACATGTGCGGCCAGATGCGGCAGTTTCTCGACGCGACGGGCGGGCTTTGGGCGAAGGGGGCCCTCGTCGGCAAGGCGGGCAGCGTCTTCACGAGCTCGGCGACCCAGCACGGGGGGCAGGAGTCCACGATCCTGAGCTTTCACCTCTACCTGCTGCACCAGGGGATGGTCGTCGTCGGGCTCCCCTACGCCTTCGCCGGGCAGATGCGGATCGACGAGATCACCGGCGGATCGCCCTACGGCGCCTCGACGGTCGCCGGCGGCAAGGGCGAACGCATGCCCAGCGAAAACGAGCTGGCCGCCGCCCGCTGGCAGGGGAGGCACGTGGCCGCCATCGCCTCGAAGCTGACGAAGTAG
- a CDS encoding biotin transporter BioY, translating into MTTDRLSTRGMIYASLFGALTAMGALVSIPLQPVPVTLQTLFLYLAGSLLGGGLGALSQLIYLVLGVIGLPVFSGGKAGLGVFLGPTGGYLVGFVAGAYVTGKIVRWRENPGLVWVVFAMLAGTAAVYALGVLQLVAVGKLSVGKAAAVGVLPFLPGDALKIAAAAFITLRVRDRVRI; encoded by the coding sequence ATGACGACTGACCGGTTATCGACAAGAGGAATGATCTACGCCTCGCTGTTCGGGGCGCTCACGGCGATGGGGGCGCTCGTCTCGATTCCCCTGCAGCCGGTGCCCGTGACCCTCCAGACGCTGTTTCTCTACCTGGCAGGCTCGCTTCTCGGGGGGGGCCTCGGGGCGCTCAGCCAGCTGATCTACCTCGTCCTCGGCGTGATCGGCCTCCCGGTGTTCTCGGGCGGCAAGGCGGGCCTGGGAGTCTTCTTGGGCCCCACGGGGGGCTACCTCGTCGGGTTCGTGGCCGGCGCCTACGTGACGGGCAAGATCGTCCGGTGGCGGGAAAACCCAGGGCTCGTCTGGGTCGTCTTCGCCATGCTGGCCGGCACGGCCGCCGTCTACGCCCTGGGCGTTCTCCAGCTCGTCGCGGTCGGCAAGCTCTCCGTGGGAAAAGCCGCCGCCGTCGGCGTGCTGCCTTTTCTGCCGGGCGATGCGCTCAAGATCGCCGCCGCTGCGTTCATCACTCTCAGGGTCAGGGACAGGGTCCGGATATGA
- a CDS encoding 4-phosphopantetheinyl transferase family protein — protein sequence MRVGNDIVDLTELHSREKSRDSRYVNRVFTPAERRRIGSFPEPDVLLWALWAGKEAAFKVLAKKDPALPFIPRNFEVHLDDYGLRGTSTDAGTCNPPVEGAVLTPEGPVPLRIYRRCTYIHALALSEGEEYFDYIFWRVEVLPELRGVDSLEVESRIVREALKRCVAAHMGWNPKEMEIRRTESGGRPGPPRLYYQGKRTTLDLSLSHDGRFGAYAVLMLNPDDRPSRTGKPGISLRAGDAARP from the coding sequence TTGAGAGTCGGCAACGACATCGTGGATTTGACGGAACTCCACAGCAGGGAGAAGAGCCGGGACTCCCGGTACGTCAACCGGGTGTTCACCCCCGCTGAGCGGAGGCGCATCGGAAGCTTCCCGGAGCCTGACGTTCTTCTTTGGGCGCTCTGGGCCGGAAAAGAGGCCGCCTTCAAGGTGCTCGCAAAGAAGGACCCGGCCCTGCCCTTCATCCCCCGGAACTTCGAGGTCCACCTGGACGACTACGGTCTCCGCGGCACCTCGACGGACGCCGGGACCTGCAACCCCCCCGTCGAGGGGGCCGTGCTGACCCCCGAGGGGCCGGTCCCCCTGCGGATCTACCGCCGCTGCACGTACATCCACGCCCTGGCCCTTTCGGAGGGGGAGGAGTACTTCGATTACATCTTCTGGCGGGTGGAAGTCCTGCCTGAACTGAGAGGCGTGGATTCCCTCGAAGTGGAATCCCGCATCGTCCGCGAGGCCCTCAAACGCTGTGTCGCCGCGCACATGGGCTGGAACCCGAAGGAAATGGAAATCCGCCGGACCGAGTCGGGAGGCCGTCCCGGCCCGCCCCGCCTGTACTACCAGGGGAAGCGCACGACGCTGGATCTGAGCCTCAGCCACGACGGCCGGTTCGGGGCCTACGCCGTGCTGATGCTCAACCCCGACGACAGACCTTCCCGGACCGGCAAGCCGGGCATCTCCCTCCGGGCCGGGGACGCAGCCCGTCCGTGA
- a CDS encoding MarC family protein: MSDFWFCFFPLFVAVDAVGILPLFMHLTEGADPRVVRRIIVQSMVTALAVALVFLAVGQWVFHYLGITVADFLIAGGILLFTISLTDVITVEKRIAQVDTESLGVVPIGVPLIVGPAVLTTIFVLVGEYGVVPVVAATVVNIVIAGAVFWLSEPIHRVLGRAGSRALSKLAGILLAAIAVMMVRKGLIMLWQAVPTPH, translated from the coding sequence ATGAGTGATTTCTGGTTCTGCTTCTTTCCCCTGTTCGTCGCCGTCGATGCCGTGGGCATCCTGCCGCTGTTCATGCACCTGACGGAAGGGGCCGATCCCCGCGTGGTCCGGAGGATCATCGTCCAGTCCATGGTCACGGCGCTCGCCGTGGCCCTCGTGTTCCTCGCGGTGGGGCAGTGGGTCTTCCACTACCTCGGGATCACCGTGGCGGATTTTCTCATCGCCGGGGGGATTCTCCTGTTCACGATTTCGCTCACCGACGTCATCACCGTGGAAAAGAGGATCGCCCAGGTGGACACCGAAAGCCTGGGGGTCGTCCCCATCGGCGTGCCGCTCATCGTGGGGCCGGCCGTGCTGACGACGATCTTCGTCCTCGTCGGCGAATACGGTGTCGTGCCCGTCGTGGCGGCCACGGTGGTCAACATCGTGATCGCCGGCGCCGTGTTCTGGCTCTCCGAGCCCATTCACCGGGTCCTGGGCCGCGCAGGATCGAGGGCCCTCTCCAAGCTGGCGGGCATCCTCCTGGCCGCCATTGCCGTCATGATGGTGCGCAAGGGGCTGATCATGCTCTGGCAGGCAGTGCCGACGCCGCATTGA
- a CDS encoding cysteine desulfurase, protein MKPIYLDYNATTPIDPEVAAAMLPCIREHFGNPSSAHVYGVEARRIVEEARGQVASLLGCRPGEVLFTSGGTESNNHAVKGAARALRRRGNHIVTSAVEHPAVMEVCHALSAEGFEVSVIPVDATGLVDLAALERAIGDRTVLVSVMHANNEVGTIQPVAEIARLARRRGVLVHTDAAQSVGKIPVDAADLGVDLLTVAGHKLYAPKGVGALYIREGVHLETFMHGAGHEAGRRAGTENVIGIAGLGAACEAARRDLDGNRERMRKTRDRLQDGLLRAVEGVRVNGHPEQRLPNTLSVSFRGLDAGALLAAMEGLAASAGAACHGASVEVSRTLRAMAVPLEWARGTIRLSTGKYTTEDEIDRAVEIIAGAVQQLRDGTAD, encoded by the coding sequence ATGAAGCCCATCTACCTCGATTACAACGCCACGACGCCCATCGACCCTGAAGTGGCCGCGGCCATGCTTCCCTGCATCCGCGAGCACTTCGGCAACCCCTCGAGCGCCCACGTCTACGGCGTCGAGGCCCGCAGGATCGTCGAGGAGGCCCGCGGGCAGGTGGCATCCCTCCTGGGCTGCCGTCCCGGCGAGGTCCTCTTCACGAGCGGCGGCACCGAGTCGAACAACCACGCCGTCAAGGGGGCCGCGCGGGCGCTGCGCCGCAGGGGCAACCACATCGTCACCTCGGCCGTCGAGCACCCCGCCGTCATGGAGGTCTGCCATGCCCTGTCGGCTGAGGGCTTCGAGGTCAGCGTGATCCCCGTCGATGCGACGGGGCTCGTCGACCTGGCGGCCCTCGAGAGGGCCATCGGGGACAGGACCGTCCTGGTGAGCGTTATGCACGCCAACAACGAGGTGGGCACGATCCAGCCGGTGGCCGAGATCGCCCGACTGGCCCGCAGGCGGGGGGTGCTGGTGCACACCGACGCGGCCCAGTCCGTCGGGAAGATCCCCGTCGATGCGGCCGATCTGGGCGTCGATCTGCTGACCGTGGCGGGGCACAAACTCTATGCCCCCAAGGGGGTGGGCGCGCTGTACATCCGCGAGGGGGTGCACCTGGAGACGTTCATGCACGGCGCCGGTCACGAGGCGGGGCGGCGTGCCGGCACGGAAAACGTGATCGGGATCGCCGGCCTCGGGGCGGCCTGCGAGGCTGCCCGGCGCGACCTCGACGGCAATCGGGAGCGCATGCGGAAGACCCGGGACCGGCTGCAGGACGGCCTGCTGCGCGCCGTCGAGGGCGTGCGCGTCAACGGTCACCCCGAACAACGGCTGCCGAACACGCTGAGCGTGAGCTTCAGGGGGCTCGATGCGGGGGCCCTGCTCGCGGCGATGGAGGGGCTTGCCGCATCGGCCGGGGCGGCCTGCCACGGGGCGTCCGTCGAGGTGTCGAGGACCCTGCGGGCCATGGCGGTCCCCCTCGAGTGGGCCCGCGGGACGATCCGCCTCTCGACGGGAAAATACACGACGGAGGACGAGATCGACCGGGCCGTCGAGATCATCGCCGGCGCCGTTCAGCAACTCAGGGACGGAACGGCGGATTAG
- a CDS encoding ribonuclease D: MKGKWLWVDAKQKLSKVRDDIEGSPVIAIDTEYDSFRYFREKLCLLQIGTEQRIYLIDPLDTAMDLSFLGGVFANPNQVKVIHAGDNDIRILNRDYGFEFANVFDTHRAACLLGSNHLSLSSVIEQYLGLRLEKPKKMQRSRWEKRPLTEDQLHYAVEDTQHLIPLYRRLNAEIEAKGLQWQAARAFEGIAAVRWSEKKFNLRGYRGIPGYDTLSAEKKRRLRDLYRWRFRKAQETNTARFMILSDQDLFDIAKTDSLSLDGLVRSGGLSPKKAKIYGKEILGILISGDAEEKSR; the protein is encoded by the coding sequence ATGAAGGGCAAGTGGCTGTGGGTGGACGCCAAGCAAAAACTTTCGAAAGTCCGGGATGACATCGAGGGCTCCCCGGTCATCGCCATCGACACGGAGTACGATTCGTTCCGCTATTTCAGGGAGAAGCTCTGCCTGCTGCAGATCGGGACGGAGCAGCGCATCTACCTCATCGACCCCCTTGACACGGCCATGGATCTGTCCTTTCTCGGCGGGGTCTTTGCCAACCCGAACCAGGTCAAGGTCATCCACGCCGGAGACAACGACATCCGGATCCTGAACCGGGATTACGGCTTCGAGTTCGCCAACGTCTTCGACACGCACCGGGCGGCCTGCCTGCTGGGGTCCAACCACCTGTCCCTTTCCTCCGTCATCGAGCAATACCTGGGCCTGCGTCTCGAGAAGCCCAAGAAGATGCAGCGATCCCGCTGGGAGAAGCGCCCCCTGACGGAGGACCAGCTCCACTACGCCGTCGAGGACACCCAGCACCTCATCCCGCTGTACCGGAGGCTCAACGCGGAGATCGAGGCGAAGGGCCTCCAATGGCAGGCGGCGCGGGCCTTCGAGGGGATCGCCGCCGTGCGGTGGTCCGAGAAGAAGTTCAACCTCCGCGGCTACCGGGGAATCCCGGGCTACGACACGCTTTCCGCCGAGAAGAAACGGCGCCTGCGCGACCTGTACCGCTGGCGGTTCCGCAAGGCCCAGGAGACGAACACGGCCCGTTTCATGATCCTATCGGACCAAGACCTCTTCGACATCGCGAAGACCGATTCCCTCTCCCTCGACGGCCTGGTCCGCAGCGGGGGCCTCTCACCCAAGAAGGCGAAAATCTACGGAAAGGAAATCCTGGGCATCCTGATTTCGGGAGACGCCGAGGAAAAATCCCGCTAG